The genomic DNA GAGTTGTTTGGCGATCGCGCCGAAATCACCTACTGTCACGGCACTGATATTGTCGACATCTTGCCGCTGATTCGTTTCTTGCAGGATGGAAGCGACCACGCAATCACGTTAAGGCGTGTTCATATCCGTGAGATTGACGTTGAGAGACGCGGTTGGGTTATTGTTTGGATTTTCAACCGAATCAAGGATTCCGCACCCAGCATTTTGGTCTATTCCTCGAACGACGTTTCCCAACGCACCGCGATGTCGATCGGTCGTTCGTTCAGGGCGATGCGAAAGGTTCCAGTTGTCTACCGTTCTCGGGATGAACTCATGGAGTTCTACACGGATGAAACCACGGAATGAAAGGACTGCCCCCAAGATATGCAGATCTCAGGACTCTGTCAGGCGGGCTGGTTTATCAGGGAGTCTTGTCACCTTTGATTTCGCCGGCAGTGAAGAGACTCAGCACGTTAGGGGGGCGTCATGCAACGATTCGGCATTCTTCTTTTTGTCTTCGTCGCCGGATGTCGTGAGCAGCCAGATCCGCCGGCAGCGGCAACTCCACAGGTGCAGCGGGTTGACAAGGTTGTGGGAACCGAAGGGCATTCTGCCAACGGACCTCAGCTTTCGGAAGCAATCGTTGGTGGTATTGTGCTCACGCCAAAAGTGGTCATCGATGGGAAGCTCTCGCTGCTTCTTCCTGAGGATTTCTCGGAGATGGATGAGGAGAGGCTGAAGCTCAAATATCCGAACGAGCTGCGACCAACGCTTGTGTACACCAACGAATCAGCAGCAATCAACGTCGCCATTAATCACACGACGAAGCGGATGCGACGGAGTGAGATCGACGCGTTCCATAAAAAGATGGAAGGCACGTACCGCAAATTCCATCCGACGGCAACATGGTTCCATAGCGGTGTTGTCGACATCGACGGGCGCGACTGGATAAAACTAGATTTGCGGACCCCCGCAAGCGATACTGAAATACGTAACATCATGGTCGGAACATCGGTGAAGGGACGGCTGTTACTTGTATCTTTCAACGTCACCAAGCAACTGGAGGACCAGTGGCTTGAGGCAGCGGAGGCAATTATTCAGTCGCTTCGCGTCCGAGATTAGCCGAAGTGGATTGAATGCTGCATCTCGCCGCCCCGTCGCAACGCAACGTTGGAGTAGCTAAGGTGTGGGGACTCTTGTAGGCGGGGCCGGTCGAATCTGACGTCAGCGCGTGACGTGTCCACCCGGATGCATGAAAACGTTATCACAACTTTACCGTTCTGATGCCAAGCAAGGTTACGCGGCGTCTTTGCCTTGTTGGCGGAGCAGGCGTTTCATTCGCTTCCGCTCCGCTTTGCTCATCGAGGACCAGTCGATGTTGTCGACGTCCACCGATTCGTCTTCCGCGGCATGATGTGATTCGGTGTGGTCGTCTTGTTCGTAGTCGTCGTTTTGCCAGTTGTCGTTTTGAGTCTCGTCCTCGTAAGTCTCGTCCTCGTAAGTCTCATCGTCGTTTGAATCTACTTCGGCCGCCGGCTTGGCCTTGCGGCTGAACCAGCCCTTGCTCTTGGCTGGTGCTACGTCCTCTTGAGTTTCATCGGTTGCGTCGTCGCTCGATTCTTCATCGGTCGCCGCGGGCTTGGCCTTGCGACCGAACCAACCCTTGCGTTTGGCGGGTGCTTCGTCGTCGTCGGCCGGTTCATCATCGGACTCCCCTGCCCCATCCTCTGCGGCAGGCTTGGCCTTGCGACCGAACCAACCCTTGCGTTTGGCGGGTGCTTCGCCGTCGTCGGCTTGTTCGTCATCGGAGTCCCCTGCCCCATCCTCTGCGGCAGGCTTGGCCTTGCGGCTGAACCAACCCTTGCGTTTGGGCGGTGCTTCGCCGTCGTCGGCTTGTTCGTCATCGGAGTCCCCTACCCCATCCTCTGCGGCAGGCTTCGCCTTGCGGCTGAACCAACCCTTGCGTTTGGCGGGTGCTTCGTCGTCGTCAGCTTCGCGGGCGACTTCACGCTCTTCGTCGTCGATTGGCTGGTCGGTCTCGTCGGCGGCTGGCTTCGGTTTGCGGCGGAACCAGCCTCGCTTAGCGGGCTGTTCTTCCTCTGGCTCCGGTTCCGTTTCTGCGGCGGCGGGCTTTTTGCGCGAGCGCGATGGTTTGGGAGCTTCAGCTGGTTCGTCGAGCGCTTCGCGGTCGAGGTGTTTGCGGCCGAATCGCGGCAATCGCAGCCGTCCGTTTTGGCCGTCGGTCTGGTTCAATCCGCGGACGTCGCGGTAGATCGAACGGAGGTAGGTGATCAGCGACAGGAAGACGGCGATGCGGCCGATCAGGGGGCCAGCGCCGAAGACCATGGCTGTCGCCAGCGGACCGGCTTCGATAAAGTTCCAGCGGATTGGCAGGCGCGAGGCGACGGCGACCGACCCGGTGACCAGCCAGAAAGCGGCGGCGGGGCTGTGCCGCATCTCGATCAACAGCCGCGCGGTCATCGCAAATCCGGCAACGCACAACAGCAGCCGCAACCAATCGCCGCCAGCCATCGGAGCGCGGCCTGCCAGCAGCGTATCGAGAATCGCACCGCACCAATCGAGGGTGCCTGCGATCGAATCGACACTTAATAGGATCAGCATCGCCATCACAGGACGCCAGATTCGATAATGGCCTCGATAATCGTCGGCACGATGGCGGCGCAGTTGGTAGATCAGGAAACCGACACCAGCGGAAAGGGCGAGCGAAATCGAACCAAACCAGCCGCCGAAGCTGGCCGGATTGTCTAACCGCAGCGGTCGGGCGAGTTCGGGGTATTGGTACAGCGGGGCCCAGGTCATGCTCAGGTAGTGGCCGGTGATCAACAGGCAGACCGCCAGCAGTGCGAACGATTTGACTGCCAGCAGCGATCGTCGTCGGACGGGGACCAGTTCGAACCACCGCGCACGCAATCGGCGTTGGACTCGGGCGCCGTAAGCGGCTGGGGCGGTGCGCGATGCGGCCGACCGCAGCTTGGTTTGGCTGCGCGGCGTGTCGCTAGCCGGATCCAGCGAGAGGATCTGGGCTGAAATCATCCGGCGACGGCGGCTCTGAAGGGATCTGCGATCGTGACTCATGGGCCCGGTGAATAGGGGTGGAGCTGCAATCGCTGGCCGGTTTGCGTCGGTCCAGCGAGAGCGCAATCGGGAGAGTAGCGAAAACGGGAGGTTGGAGCCAACAGCAGCCTGAAACGTTCGCTTTTGCGAAAATCGAATTTTGCCAAACGGGGAACGAAACCTAGGCTTGGGGTGAGTACCGCTGTTGACCCCGCAACATTACGCTAAGCCCCCTGCGTCTCCCATATGATCGATACGACCCCGACTTCTAAACCCAGTCAGCCCGCCGAAAACCCTCCTCTAGCCGGCGCTGTCGATGGAATAGAACGGATTTCTAGCCTGTTGGGAGATCTGAACCGTTTGCCCTCGGGGACGGTCGCCAGTCGGCAGGAGTACGACGCCGATGGGGCACACGAGAATCAATTGCTAGCGGTCCGTTTGGGCGTCGCGACTTCGCTGTTCTATTCGCTGCGTTGCAAGCATCGCCAAACCGCCGACCACAGTTTGCGGGTCGCGTTGGGGTGTTCGGTCTGGGCCGACCGGCTGCAATTGCCGGCGGAACTGCGCGACCGATTGGAGGTTGCCGCACTGCTGCACGATATTGGCAACATCGCCACGCCCGATCGCGTGCTGAAGAAACCGGGCCATCTGAGCAACGATGAGCGGTTGATCATGGATCAGGCTCCCGATGTCGCCTGCGAAATCTTGGCTGGTTGTTGCAGCGACGAAGGCTTGTTGGACATCCTCCGCTACAGCCGTCATTGGTACAGCGGAGGGAACGGCAGCGGGCAGGTTCAGGGTGACGATCTGCCGTTGGGAGCTCGGATGTTAGCGATCGTCGAGTCGTTTGATTCGATGACGACCGATCAAGTTTATCGGCGTGCCTTCAGCCAAGAGCGGGCTGTGGCCGAGTTGTTTCAGTGTGCGGGAAACCAATTCGATCCCGATCTGGTCCGCGATTACGCGGCCTTGTTGGAGAATCGGCCCGAGTTGATGTACGCCTCAGCGGCGCGTCGCTGGTTGCAGGATCTGCAGGGCGATTCGTCGAACCGCTTCTGGTCGGCGGCTCCGGAGAAAACAGGTGCTGCGGCGGGAGAACGCCAGACAAGGCAGCTGCTGTTCCACCAACATCTGCTCGACACGATGTGCGATGGCGTGGTTGCGATCGATGGCGAGGGGGTGATCACGCACTGGAACTACGCCTTTGAAAGGATGACTAATATCGCCGCCGACGCGATGATCGGGCAGGTCTGGTCCGATTCGTTGATTCGTTGGGACGATGCCCGCGCCAGTTCCGGCGATGTAGCGAGCTTGAGTAAATGCCTGACGACGGGCGGCCAAACCAGGCGGCGGATGCGGATGGGATTGCCCGACGGGAAGGAGGTTCCCGTCAAAGTGAACTTCATTCCGATTCTCGGAGAGGAGAATCGGGTGCAGGGAGCGTTGGCGATCATCAACGACATCTCGCAAGAGGAATCGCTGGAACAGAAGGTCCAGTCGCTGCACGTCAAAGCGACTCGCGACGGTTTGACCGGCGTGGCCAATCGCGCCGAATTCGATCGGGCGTTGGGCGACGTGGTCGAATTTGCTGCCGCGGGCAAGGGGCCGGCGAGTCTGATCCTTTGCGATATCGATCGATTTAAATCGGTCAACGATAACTACGGTCACCAGGCTGGCGATGACGCGCTGATCAGCTTCTCCTCCGTCTTGGTCCGTCACAGTCGCGATGGCGACTTGGTGGCTCGTTATGGCGGCGAGGAGTTTGCGTTGCTGTGTCCCGGTTGCGAC from Rosistilla oblonga includes the following:
- a CDS encoding diguanylate cyclase domain-containing protein, which produces MGDLNRLPSGTVASRQEYDADGAHENQLLAVRLGVATSLFYSLRCKHRQTADHSLRVALGCSVWADRLQLPAELRDRLEVAALLHDIGNIATPDRVLKKPGHLSNDERLIMDQAPDVACEILAGCCSDEGLLDILRYSRHWYSGGNGSGQVQGDDLPLGARMLAIVESFDSMTTDQVYRRAFSQERAVAELFQCAGNQFDPDLVRDYAALLENRPELMYASAARRWLQDLQGDSSNRFWSAAPEKTGAAAGERQTRQLLFHQHLLDTMCDGVVAIDGEGVITHWNYAFERMTNIAADAMIGQVWSDSLIRWDDARASSGDVASLSKCLTTGGQTRRRMRMGLPDGKEVPVKVNFIPILGEENRVQGALAIINDISQEESLEQKVQSLHVKATRDGLTGVANRAEFDRALGDVVEFAAAGKGPASLILCDIDRFKSVNDNYGHQAGDDALISFSSVLVRHSRDGDLVARYGGEEFALLCPGCDNATAAKRAETIRSDLERITQPSLANKCITASFGVTEYQSGDTESTIVARADRALYKAKENGRNRVVQLGSGLREPVESVSERSKGWFQWLLTPSKSDQVTAKLVTRAPVEMVIEKLRGFIADHNAEILKVKDQQLELRLDVRTSLHGRRNADGVSAFHLLVNLGERQVPTGPHGGASQLMETVIDASVSPWRSRDRRNREVKGACRNVVASLKSYLMADYAQRP